The following are encoded in a window of Panicum virgatum strain AP13 chromosome 5N, P.virgatum_v5, whole genome shotgun sequence genomic DNA:
- the LOC120672033 gene encoding probable inactive purple acid phosphatase 16, translated as MRRWRSLAAAGVLLAALAAALALTVAGLRPTAAERGHPSATDANRPPLRFGSGGSFKVALFADLHYGEDAWTDWGPAQDAGSDRVMAAVLDAEKPDFVVYLGDLVTANNLPIPNASLYWDRAVSAARGRGIPWAAVFGNHDDMPFEWPPEWFSPDGVPPLRCPPTSMSASGADQGCSFRETPRIDLITAEISKNRLSYSSNGPKDLWPGVTNYVLQVLSRSHDDPALLMYFLDSGLDSGGGSYTEVLSSAQVKWFQSQSQFLNPNGRIPELIFWHIPSTAYVKVAPKAKSEISKPCVGSINKEDVAPQAAEWGMMDALAKRPSVKAIFVGHNHGLDWCCPYEKIWLCFARHTGYGGYGNWPKGARIIQITENPSSTVSWIRMENGTNLPEFHVQRIFF; from the exons atgcggcggtggcgcagcctcgccgccgcgggcgtcCTGCTGgcagccctcgccgccgcgctggcgcTCACCGTGGCGGGGCTGCGGCCGACGGCCGCGGAGCGCGGGCATCCGTCGGCCACCGACGCCAaccggccgccgctgcggtTCGGGTCGGGAGGGTCGTTCAAGGTGGCGCTCTTCGCGGACCTGCACTACGGCGAGGACGCGTGGACGGACTGGGGCCCCGCGCAGGACGCCGGCTCCGACCGCGTCATGGCCGCCGTCCTCGACGCCGAGAAGCCCG ACTTCGTGGTGTACCTCGGCGATCTCGTGACGGCGAACAACCTCCCGATCCCCAACGCGAGCCTCTACTGGGACAGGGCGGTTTCCGCGGCCAGAGGCAGGGGGATCCCGTGGGCGGCCGTGTTCGGGAACCACGACGACATGCCCTTCGAGTGGCCGCCCGAGTGGTTCTCCCCCGACGGCGTTCCACCGCTGCGCTGCCCACCGACGAGCATGTCGGCTTCAG GTGCGGATCAAGGATGCAGCTTTCGAGAGACTCCGCGGATTGACCTCATCACAGCAGAGATCAGCAAGAACAGGCTGTCCTACTCATCGAACGGCCCCAAGGACCTGTGGCCCGGCGTCACCAACTACGTCTTGCAAGTGCTCTCACGCTCCCACGACGATCCGGCTCTGCTCATGTATTTCCTTGATTCCGGCCTTGATTCCGGCGGAGGATCGTACACGGAGGTCTTATCCAGTGCTCAGGTCAAGTGGTTTCAGAGCCAGTCTCAGTTTCTGAATCCAAATGGAAG GATCCCTGAGCTGATCTTTTGGCACATACCAAGCACAGCGTATGTCAAGGTAGCTCCAAAGGCCAAATCTGAAATAAGCAAGCCCTGTGTTGGCTCTATCAACAAGGAGGATGTAGCGCCACAAGCAGCTGAATGGGGTATGATGGATGCTCTTGCAAAGAGGCCGTCAGTTAAG GCAATCTTTGTTGGGCACAACCACGGGCTGGACTGGTGCTGCCCGTATGAGAAAATTTGGCTATGTTTTGCACGGCACACCGGTTATGGAGGTTACGGTAACTGGCCCAAAGGAGCAAGGATCATTCAGATAACTGAGAACCCATCCTCGACTGTGTCATGGATACGGATGGAAAACGGGACGAATCTGCCTGAATTTCATGTACAGaggatatttttttaa
- the LOC120672037 gene encoding lichenase-2-like, translating into MAAAAAPPFFSGFDMALLLGVLASILARAASVGVCYGTSGDNLPPASTVVGMLRENGFTVVRLYWPDPAALAALAGTGIKVVVGAPNDVLPALAASESAAAAWVRQNIQAHPLVTFRYVVVGNEVPAGATAHLVPAMENVHAALAAAGLGHVKVTTAISQGTISVHLPPSAGEFTEEARSFMGYVVSFLERTRAPLLANLYPYFVYTLGLGHMDMSFALFTSPGTVVQDGEYGYQNLFDATVDALYTAVAKLGGSRVRVVVSETGWPTAGGAAASVENAMAYNQNLVRHVRKGTPRRPRRVEAYVFAMFNENLKEAGVEQNWGLFYPNMERVYPITFGA; encoded by the exons atggcagcagctgctgctcccCCATTCTTCTCCGGCTTCGACATGGCGCTGCTCCTCGGAGTCTTGGCTTCTATCCTTGCAA GGGCGGCGTCCGTTGGCGTGTGCTATGGCACGAGCGGCGACAacctgccgccggcgagcaccgtGGTGGGCATGCTCCGCGAGAACGGCTTCACCGTGGTGCGCCTGTACTGGCcggaccccgcggcgctcgCGGCGCTCGCCGGCACGGGCATCAAGGTCGTCGTCGGCGCGCCGAACGACGTCCTGCCCGCGCTGGCCGCCAGcgagtccgcggcggcggcctgggtcCGGCAGAACATCCAGGCCCACCCGCTGGTGACCTTCCGGTACGTCGTGGTCGGGAACGAGGTCCCCGCTGGCGCGACGGCGCACCTCGTCCCCGCCATGGAGAACGTACACGcggcgctcgcggcggcggggctggggCACGTGAAGGTGACGACGGCCATCTCGCAGGGCACCATCTCCGTGCACCTCCCGCCGTCGGCCGGCGAGTTCACGGAGGAGGCGCGGTCGTTCATGGGCTACGTGGTGTCCTTCCTGGAGCGGACCCGCGCGCCGCTCCTGGCCAACCTGTACCCGTACTTCGTCTACACGCTCGGCCTGGGGCACATGGACATGAGCTTCGCGCTGTTCACGTCGCCGGGGACGGTGGTGCAGGACGGCGAGTACGGGTACCAGAACCTGTTCGACGCGACGGTGGACGCGCTGTACACGGCGGTGGCGAAGCTCGGGGGCAGCAGGGTGCGGGTGGTGGTGTCGGAGACCGGGTGgccgacggcgggcggcgcggcggcgtcggtggaGAACGCGATGGCGTACAACCAGAACCTGGTACGGCACGTGCGGAAGggcacgccgcggcggccgaggagggTGGAGGCCTACGTGTTCGCCATGTTCAACGAGAACCTCAAGGAGGCCGGCGTGGAGCAGAACTGGGGGCTCTTCTACCCCAACATGGAGAGGGTTTACCCAATCACCTTCGGCGCCTGA
- the LOC120672038 gene encoding glucan endo-1,3-beta-glucosidase GII-like, with translation MARQQVIASSMLAVALIVGAFASIPTAVESIGVCYGVVGNNLPSRSDVVQLYRSRGITGMRVYFPDSQALDALRGSGIALILDTGNSDDVLARLASSAASWVQTNVRPYYPAVSIKYIAVGNEVQGAAAQGRILPAMRNLDAALAAAGLGAIKVSTSVRFDAVANSFPPSSGAFAQGYMADIARYLAGTGAPLLANVYPYFAYRGNPRDISLGYATFRPGTTVRDSGNGLAYTNLFDAMVDAVVAALEKAGAPNVRVVVSESGWPSAGGFGASVDNARSYNQGLVDHVGRGTPKRPGALETFIFAMFNENQKDGDPTERNFGLFFPNKQPVYPIRF, from the exons ATGGCGAGGCAACAAGTTATTGCCTCTTCCATGCTTGCAGTTGCTCTCATCGTTGGAGCTTTTGCCTCCATTCCTACAG CCGTGGAATCCATCGGCGTCTGCTACGGCGTGGTGGGCAACAACCTCCCGTCCAGGAGCGACGTGGTGCAGCTCTACAGGTCCAGGGGCATCACCGGCATGCGCGTCTACTTCCCCGACAGCCAGGCCCTCGACGCCCTCCGCGGCTCCGGCATCGCGCTCATCCTCGACACCGGCAACAGCGACGACGTCCTCGCCCGcctcgcctccagcgccgcgtCGTGGGTCCAGACCAACGTGCGGCCCTACTACCCGGCCGTCAGCATCAAGTACATCGCCGTCGGCAACGAGGtccagggcgccgccgcgcagggccgcATCCTCCCGGCGATGCGGAACCTCGacgccgccctggccgcggcggggctcgGCGCCATCAAGGTCTCCACGTCGGTGCGCTTCGACGCCGTCGCCAACTCCTTCCCGCCCTCCAGCGGCGCGTTCGCGCAGGGGTACATGGCCGACATCGCGCGGTACCTGGCGGGCACCggcgcgccgctgctggccaACGTGTACCCCTACTTCGCGTACCGGGGCAACCCGCGCGACATCAGCCTCGGCTACGCGACGTTCCGGCCGGGCACCACGGTCAGGGACAGCGGCAACGGGCTGGCCTACACGAACCTGTTCGACGCCATGGTGGAcgccgtggtggcggcgctggagaaGGCCGGGGCGCCGAACGTCAGGGTCGTGGTGTCGGAGAGCGGGTGGCCGTCGGCCGGCGGGTTCGGGGCGAGCGTGGACAACGCGCGGAGCTACAACCAGGGGCTGGTCGACCACGTCGGGCGCGGCACGCCCAAGAGGCCCGGGGCGCTGGAGACCTTCATCTTCGCCATGTTCAACGAGAACCAGAAGGACGGGGACCCCACGGAGAGGAACTTCGGGCTCTTCTTCCCCAACAAGCAGCCCGTGTACCCGATCCGGTTCTAA